The Micromonospora sp. NBC_00421 DNA window CCGGACAGTGAGTACTGGTTCCGGTTCAGCGCCGGGGACAAGCACGACCCGTACGTGATCAGCGGGCCGGTACGGACCCTCGCCGTCTCGTCGGCGGCGTGTCAGGCGACGGTCACCATCGACAACCGTTGGACCGGCGGATACGCCGCCACCGTCACCGTGCGTAACACGGCCCAGCAGCCGCTCAACGGCTGGCAGGTCACCTGGCGGTGGTCCGGTGACGAACGCATCTCGGCACTCTGGAACGGCGTGGCCAGCACCTCCGGTGCCGACGTCACAGTGCGCAACGCCTCCTACAACGGGACGCTGACGCCGGGTGGCAGCACGACGTTCGGCATGCTCGTCTGGACCAACGCGGCGACCGGCGGGCTGACGCTGACCTGCGGCCGGTGACCGTCGGCTCCGACCGGCAGGTGGCGGACGTGCCGGTCGGAGCCGAACAGGCCGCAACGGGGTCCGCACCGGAGTGCTGCCCTCCACCGGGTGGCGGCGCTCCGGTCGGCGGCCCGGGCGGCGCTGACCGTGCCGACCCCCGGTGATCCAGAAGGACCGGTCGACGCGGTGCGGCTACCGCGCGTCATGCGGGGAGCGACTCCGTGATCCGCGCGTACTCGGCGGCCATCTCCGGCGTGGCCAGGAAGTCGTCGAGCGCGGCCGAGACCCGGTAGTCGACCTCCTCGAGGGAGCGGATGGCGAGTTCGTACAGCTCGCCCCGCCGCTGCTCCTCCAGGTAGGTGGTCCAGTGTTCCAGCGCCGAGAGCACGATCAACAGTCCGGGGTCCATGTCGCCCTCGGCGAGGATGCCCTCGTCGATGCGGTCCAGGTGGGCGCGCAGTTCGGTCGCGTCGGCCGTGGCGATGTGCTCCCGGGCGGTGGTCAGCGCCGCCCAGGCATCCTCGTCGAGGTCGTCCTCACCGGCCTCGTCGATCAGGTCGGCCCGGACCAGGCGGGTGATGGTCGACAACCCGAAGGTGTGCAGGTCGTCCTCGCCGGCCGCGTCGACCAACTCGCGGATGGCCGCTTCGCACTCGTGGTATCGCACCGCGCCAGGGTAGTGCCCGGCCCCGACGACCACCACGTCCGTCGCAGTGGGCACGTGCCACCCGGCGGGCCGCCGACGGTGGCCGGTGCCGGCCGGGACGGAGCGCCCCGGCCGGCACCGGTGACGACTACGGCCGCCAGCGGATGCTCGGGTTCACCTGGCCGGTCCAGTTGAAGATGGCCATGTTGTCCCACTGGTTGCCGGTGCCGTTGATGTTCGCCGGATCCCAGCCGTTGCCGGGCACCGCGTACCAGGTCGGCTCCCAGTAGAAGACCCCGATCGCCCCGGCGTTGCGGGCGGTGTCCTGCACCCAGGAGAACTCGGTGGCCTGGCCGGCCCAGCTCGCCTGGTGGCCCGCACAGGGCTCGCCGCCGTTGATCGCGTTCGCCTCGTTGTCGGCGTTCGCGGCGGTGAACGGGTACGCCGTCTCGGTGAGCACGACGGGCTTGCCGTACCGGGAGCGGACGTCGGTGATGACGTTGTAGAGGTTGGCCAGCGTGCCGTGCCACATGCAGTAGTAGGACAGCGCGGTGAGGTCCCACTGCACGCCCTTGGCGCGGATGCCGTCGTAGAACCAGCGGGCGTGGTCCATGCTGTCCGAGTTGGCGGTGTGGATGATCACCTGGGTCCCGCCGTTGCACTGCTTGGTGGCCTGGTAGCCGGCCTTGAGCAGCAGGCTGAGGTTGGTGAAGTCGTTGTTGACGACCTTGCCGTCGTTCCAGAGCATGCCGACGTTGATCTCGTTGCCGATCTGCACGCTGTCCGGCGTGGTGCCCTGGGCGCGCAGGCTGGTGCAGACGTCGTAGGTGTAGTTGTAGACGTCGGTCTGGAGTTGACCGATGCCGTGGTTGGCCCAGGCCGCCGGCTTGTACTGCTTGCCAGGGTCGGCCCAGGTGTCGGAGTAGTGGAAGTCGATCATCAGCTTGAGGCCCTTGGCCTTGACCGTCCTGGCGTACGCCAGCACCTTCGCCTTGTTGTTCCAGCCGCTGGCCGGGTTGTTCCAGACCCGCAGCCGGACGTAGTTGACGCCGAGGCCCTTGAGGATGTCGAGCGGGTCGCGGGCGGTGCCGGCGGCGTCGTAGTACCGCGCGCCGAGGTCCAGGCTGCGTTGCACGGAGGAGACGTCCGCGCCGAGCATGGTCAACGTGTTCGCGGCCGAGGCGGGTGCCGGCGGGCCGAGCAGGGCGGCGGGCAGGGCGACCGCCGCGAGGAACGCGACGGCCCAGGCTCGCAGGCGGGAGCGGTACGGAGTCATCCGGACCTCCTCGGTGGTGGGGTGGTGGGGATGCGGGTGCGGCGTCACCGACGGCGACACCAATCGACGGTCATGACTATAGCGGGGTGCGGTGGTGCTACGGACCACGCGAAGCGGGCCATCCGGGAAACCCGGATGGCCCGCTCACGCCGCGTAGGTCAGAGGTTCAGGCTCCAACTGTTGAGGTAACCGGTGTCGAGACTCGCCGTGTCCTGGACCCGCAGCCGCCAGGTCCCGTTCGCGGTCTCGGAGGAGAGGTTCACGGTGTACGTCTGGTCGATGTTGTCGGCGCTGCCACCGGAGCGGTTCTGTAGCGTGTACACGCTGCCGTCCGGGGCGACCAGGCTGACCACCAGGTCACCGATGTAGGTGTGCACGATGTGCACCTCGATCTTGCTCGCGGTCGACGGGGTCGCCGCGCAGCCGCTGATCACGATCGCGCTCTCCACAGTCGAGTTGTCGGCGATCGGGACGTCGGTCCCGTTCGTGCCGTTGCAGCCCGGCAACCCGTTCACCGTCAGGTTCAGGGTGGCCGTCCGGGCGATCGAGGGCGAGGTGCCCACCACCGTGATCGCCACCGTGCCGCTGCCGGCAGTGGCGGCGGCGCTGACAGTGACCGTGGTCGAGCCACCCGCGGTGACCGACGACGGCGCGAACGACACGGTCACCCCGGCCGGCAGCGGGCCGGTCGAGAAGGTGACCGTCTCGGCGGTGCCCCGGACGACTGTGGTGGAGACCGTGGCGGTGCCCGAGGTGCCCGGGTCGAGGGTCAGCGTCGCCGGGGTGACCGCGACGGAGAAGTCGTTGGCGGCGCACGACTCGGTGCCGGTCACGTTCACCGCGGTCCAGGCGGCCATCACCGCCTTGTACTCGGTGCTGCACAGGCCGTACAGGTCGGTGGCGGCCGACAGGGTGTGCAGCCGCGCGGTGTTGGTCGGCTGGGCGGTGTTCACGTAGCGGGTGTTCGAGACGAAGTACGCGTCCAACGCGCGGAACCAGATCTTCTCCGCCTTCTCCCGGCCGATCCCGGTCACCGGCGGGGCCGAGCCGCACAGCGGCGAGGTGCCGTACGGGGTGGCCCCGGAGCCCTCGGCCAGGTTGAAGAAGAAGTGGTTGGCCACCCCGGAGGAGTAGTGCACGTCGAGGCTGTTGGTGCTGCTCGACCAGCAGCCGTGCGACGAGCCGTCCAGCGTCGGGTTGTACATGTAGCGCAGCGGGGTGCCGTTGCCGTTGATGTTGATCTTTTCGCCGACCTGGTAGTCACCCGGGTCGACCGGGGTGTTCGCGTAGAACTCCACCATGTTGCCGAAGATGTCGCTGGTGGCCTCGTTCAGCCCGCCGGACTCGCCCGAGTAGGTCAGGCCACCGGGGACCACGTTCTCGGTGACGCCGTGGGACATCTCGTGACCGGCGACGTCGAGCGCGACAAGCGGCTTGGCGTTCCCCGCGCCGTCGCCGTAGGTCATCTGCGCGCCGTCCCAGAAGGCGTTGACGTAGGCGTTGCCGTAGTGCACCCGGCTCGGCACGCCGGTGCCGTTGCCGAAGATGCCGTTGCGGCCGTGCACCTCGGTGAAGTAGTCGAAGGTCGTGGCCGCGCCGAAGTGCGCGTCGACCGCGGCGGACTGCCGGTTGGACGCCGCCCCGGTGCCCCACACGTTGTCGGCGTCGGTGAAGGTCGTGCAGGTCGAGGTGCCGTTGTTCATGTCGCAGGTCCGACCGTTGCCCCGGGTCGGGTCGATCAGGCTGTAGGTCGAGCCGGACTGGGTGGTGTCGATCGCGACCGGGCCGGCGTAGACGCTGTTGCCGGTGCCGACGACGGACTCGATCTCGTCGTACGAGCCGATCCGGGTGCCGGTGAGCGCGTCGCTGATCACGTGCAGCTTGGAGGGGGTCTGCCCGTCCGGGGCCCAACCGGTGACGACGGTCTCCCAGGCGAGTCGGCCGGTGCCGCTGCTGGCGTCGACGAACAGCTCCGCCGCCCCGGTGCCGGTGACCTTGCCGGAGAACTCGGCGATCGCGGCCTTGCGGGCCTTCGCGGCGCTGACCTTCGGGGTGGTGGCGAGGGTCAGCGGGGCGGCCAGGCCGACCGAGCTGCCGGCGTAGTCACCGTCGGCCTCGGTGCGGATGACGAAGTCACCGCCGTAGACGCGGAGCCCGTCGTAGGTGCGGGTGTAGCGGACCGCGCCGCCCCCCTTGGCGTCCCGCCTGCTGCTGTGCACGGCGTAGCGGTCCTTCGCCGAGGACCTGACGGCTCCCGCGTGATCCTTGAGGGCGGTGTCGGCGGCGGCGACCAGCGCCGGCCCGGGGGTGGACGGTGGGGCTGCGGACACGCTCGTGGTGGTGACCACGAGACCGCTGCCGACCAGCATGGTGACGCCGGCCAGCGCTAGGGCTGATCTCAAACTGACCTCCCCAATCCGAGATGCTTTCGCATCCATCGATAGCGAGATCATCGTCGGCGGTGAGGAGTCTGGGAAGACAACTGTCGATGGATATTCATACCGACTTGCCCATCCCAGGAATGCTATGACCGATGAGTTGTGCCCGGGGTGTTCCGTCCCCGTTAAGGACGGAACACCCCGGCAACAATCCGGGTCGTGGTCAGCGCAGGCCGGCGAACAGGTCGTCCTCGGGCAGCGCCGCCCCGGTGGTGTCGCGGACCCGGACGAAGGTCTCCAGGCCCATCAGCTCGACGAACCGGTCCCGGCCCAGGCGCAGGAAGAAGATGTTCTCGGTCTGGCTGGCATGGGCGGCCAGCGCGTCGAACTTCTGCGCGCCGTGACTGCTGGTGTCCACCCAGGTGGTGATCTCGTCGTCGGGCAGGCCGAGCTGCGGCCCCGGCTCGTCCGCCGCGTCCGGCTCGGCCCACTCGACGCCGATCTCCTTCATCGCCCGGCCGAACTCCGCGAACGCCTTACGCGGCACGGTGGTCCAGTAGACCTTCGCCGGGATGTCGGTCATCGCGACGGCGGCCATGGTGATCCGGTGGGCCTGGATGTGGTCCGGGTGGCCGTAGAACCCGTTCTCGTCGTAGGTGACCACGACGTCCGGCCGGTAGCGGCGGATCAGCTCCGCCAACCGGTCGGCCGCCTCCACCACCGGCGTGGTCCAGAACGCGCCGGGCAGGTCGTTGTTCGGCCAGCCCATCATCCCGGAGTCGGCGTAACCGAGGGTCTCCAGGTGGGTGACCTTCAACGCCGCACAGCTGGCCTCCAGCTCCTCCTGCCGCATCGCCACCACGGCGGCCGGATCGTGCCCCGGATCGCCCGGCTTGACCCCGCCGGGACCGTCGCCGCACCGACCGTCTGTGCAGGTCACCAGCACGGTGGTGATGCCCTCCGCCGCATACCGGGCCAGCACGCCACCGGTGCTCGTCGCCTCGTCGTCGGGGTGCGCGTGCACCGCCATCAGGGTCAGGCCTCGCTCAGTCATGCCCTCACCCTAGGCGTCGCACCCGGCAGCGCCCGGTACCGGTGCGACGCCGGCTCCCACCGGCGCGGAACACCGGCCGGTCCGGCCGCACCATCGGCCCGGCCCGGTTGGTAGTTTGATCATTCAGCACCTCACCTGGAGACGACATGACCACCACCTGGACCGTGCCGGGCCTGCCGTTCGCCCTGACGCCGTACCCCGAGACGGCGTGGACGGTCGCCGCGGCAACCGGCACGGTGACGGTCGCGGCGGCCCCGCACAGCGACATCTTCCTCGACCCGGGAGCGGGCGACCCGCTCAACGCCGAGTCGATGCTCAACGCGGCGACCCTGCTCGGCCTCCCCCCGGACGGCGACTTCCAGCTCAGCGCCCGGGTCACCGTCGAGTTCGCCGCGACCTACGACGCGGGGGTGCTGCTGTTCTGGGTCGACGAGCGGCACTGGGGCAAGCTCTGCTTCGAGTTCTCCCCCGACGGCGAGCCGATGATCGTCTCGGTGGTCGCCCGGGGGGTCGCCGACGACGCCAACGCCTTCGTCGTCGACGGCCGTACGGTGTGGTTGCGGGTGTCCCGGATCGACCACGCCTTCGCGTACCACGCCTCGCTCGACGGCACGACGTGGCGGATGATCCGGTTCTTCGCCGTCGACGGCGCGGCCACCGCCGCCACGATCGGCTTCGAGGCGCAGTCGCCGACCGGTGACGGTTGCCGGGTCGTCTTCGACGACATCCGCTTCACCCGCGACCGCCTGGCCGACCTGCGCGACGGCTCCTGACCCGCGCCCCGGTCGCCGACGCTGGCCCTTCGGGCTGGTGCGGGCGTTCGATCCGGACGGCGTCGCCCCGGACGAGTTCGTCGTGGATGCGCCGGCGGGCGGCGGTGACGGCGCGGCCGGCCCGCTCGTCGCCGTCGGCGAGACGTTGCCGCAGCAACCGCAGCGCGACGGCGCGATTGAGGCTGAACTGCCGTTCGGTGTCGACCACGACGACGAGACCCGAGGGACGGTGGGTCGCCCGTACCGCCGTGCTTGCCTTGTTCCGGTGCTGGCCGCCGGGACCACCTGTGCGGCAGGCGACGATGTGCACGTCGGCCTCGGTGAACGTCGTGGTCGGGATGTCCACCTGGCACGGCCGGGCGGTGACGTACCAGTTCCGGCGACCCGTCGTGGGCCGGTAGGGGCTGGGCGCCTGCCAGCACAGGGTGCCGGTCCACCCGGCGGTGAACGTCTCCACGTCGGCCCCGGTGAGCCGCACCAGGACCGAGCGGTAGGTGGCGTGCCGGTCCCCGGCGACGGTCCCGACCCGGTGGGTGGTCACCCGGTGCCGGACGGCGTCGGCCTCCAGCCGGTCCAGGAGCCGGGCCGCCGCCCAGGCACACTCCTGCGGACCCCGCCCGGCGGACAGCAGCAGGTGGACGCTCATCACCGACCTCGCCGTCGGCGCTCGTCCCGGCGGGCCGGTCGGGGACCGGACCCGAGGTCGGGCGTCTTGTAGGTGACAAGCGGGACGGTGCTGGCCACGGGGGTGGCCAGGTCGTGGCCGACCAGGTCGGCGAGCACCTGCTCGATGCGTTTGTAGGCCGTCGGCGCCTCCTCGAAGAGCAACTGCCGGTCGCCGCACACCACGAGCGAGCCGACAGGCGTACGCCGCAACTCCTCGACGGTGTGCTTGGCCCGACCCCGACGCAGCGCGTCGGCGCGGGACATCTTGCGACCCGCGCCGTGGGCCACGGAATGGTTGGCCGCCGGCCCCGCGTGGCCGGCGACGAGGTAGGAGCGGGTGCCCCGGGTGCCGGCGACCAGCACGTCGCGGCCGTCGCCCGGGGCCGCGCCCTTGCGGTGCAGGTAGCAGCCGTCGCGGACCTCGACCAGGTTGTGGCACTGGTCGACGACCGGTGCGGTGGGCTCGGCCCCCAGCGCGTGGGCGACCCGGGCGGCCAGCAACCGCCGGTTGAGCGCACCCCAGCGGACGGCCTGGTCGTGCCGTACCAGGTAGTCGGCCGGATCGGGGGCCGGCCCCGCCCCGTGGACCTCGGTGTGCGCCCGCAGGATCCGCTCGCCCAGGCCCCGGGATCCGCTGTGCACGACGAGCACGAGGTCACCGGCGGTGAGCCCGAGCCGGGCCGCGTGGTCCGCCGCGAACACGGTCTCGATCCGGGCGAGTTCCACGAAGTGGTTGCCCCGACCGACCGTGCCGAGGCCCTCGACATGACCGGCGGGCGGATCGCCGGCCGCGACGGCCCAGGCCGGATCGTCGGCGTCCCGCCCGGGGGCCAGCGCCCGGTCGAGGTCGGGGAACCGCGCGGCGAGCCGCTCGGGTACGACCCGCCTGAGGCTGATCGGGAAGACGGCGATGCCGCACCCGATGTCGGAGCCCACCAGGTGTGGGTAGAGCACGGTGGAGGACATCGCGGCGCCGATCGGGGCACCCTTGCCCGGGTGCAGGTCGGGCATGGCGGCGACGTGGCGCATGCCGTCGAGGGCGGCCACCTGGTGGCACTGCCGGACGGCGTCGGACTCGATCCAGCTCTCGGGGGAGGCGAAGACGGTGACGGTGGCCATGGTCGACGGCGGCAGGGAACCCTGCCGTGGGGGGTGCTCGGACACGGACGCTCTCTTCCGGAACGGGATGGACGGACGGCGCGAGGGCACGACGACGCGACCGGGGCGTCGTGGGCCTACGGGTGCGGGTGGGGTGTCCGTCAGAACGTCATGTCCACCAGCCTGCCCCGGCGGACCGGGTACGCCAACCGGTTTTCCGGCCGGCCGGGCGCTCAGCCGACCCGGACGCCCAGCGGGTCGGCGAGCAGCCGGGCGAAGCCGAGCTCCGCCGCGCCGACCACTGTGGCGTCGTCACCGAGGGCGGAGACCCGCAGTTGCGCCCGGGTGCGCGAGACCGGCAGGACGTTCGCGGCGATCCGGTCCCGGACGTGCACCGCCGAACCCCGGTACACCTCCCGCAGCATGCCACCGAAGATCACCATGCCGGGGTTGAACAGGTTGATCACGTTCGCCACCCCGATGCCCAGCCAGTCGCCGATGGTCCGTAGTGCGTCGCGGGCCGCCGGTTCGCCGCGACCGGCGGCCTCGACCACCTCGCGGACCGCGTCCCGGCCGATCAGGTCGGCGGGTCGACCGGCCGCGTCGAGCAGCGCCCGCTCGCCGACCTCCGCCTCCAGGCAGCCGCGCGAACCGCACCCGCACGGTCGTCCGTCGTACGGGTTGACGAGCATGTGACCGACCTCGGAGCCGTACCCGCCGTCGCCGCCGAGCAGCTCGCCGCCCACGATGATCCCGCCGCCGACCCCGACGTCGCCGTGCAGGTAGACCAGGTTCCGTACCCCGACGCCCACGCCGCGCTGGTGCTCGGCCAGCGCGCCCAGGTGGGCCTCGTTGCCGACCAGGACCGGCAGCCCGAGATCGAGCCGACGCTCCAGCTCCGCGCCGAACGCCTGGTCCACCCAGCCCAGGTCCGGGCCGAACCGCACCATCCCGTCCCCGGGTCGGATCATGCCGCAGTACGACGCGCCGATCCCGACGCAGACCGCCCCCGGTGCCGCCGTCCGGTGCAGTTGACGGCCGAAGTCGGCCAGCACCCGGACCACGGTGTCCAGGTCGACGCCCGCGCGGGCCCGGTGTGCCTCCCGCCGCTGCTGGATCTGGCCACCCAGCCCCACCCGGGCGGCCACCAGCCGGTCCACCGCGATGTCGAAGGCGAGCACGTACACCCGGTCGGACGCCGGCCGGACCACCAGGGACGGTCGTCCGGCCCGGCCGGTCAGCTCCGGAAAGCCCTCGTGCACCAGGCCGGCCGCGACGAGTTCCGTGGTGAGCGCCAGGACGGTGCTGCGGTTGACGCCCAGCCACTCGGCCAGCCCGGCGCGCGACACCGGGCCGCCGAGGTGCACCCGCCGGAGCAACGTCCCCAGGCTCCGGCGGCGGCTGTCACCAGGCGACTGCCCGTCCACTGTCGGACTGTTCGGCATCACGAGGCGGACCCTGTCGATCGGCGGCGGACTACCCGTCGAGCGTAGTTGCCGGCACCGCCGTGAGTCACCTCGCCCGCCGGGGACCCCGCGCCGTAGCGGCGCGGAGTCCCGTCCCGTCGGGGGACCGGTCAGCCGTCGATCCGGGTGATGTTGCGGATCTTGTTCACCGCGTCCAGGGCGGCGACCTTGTACGCCTCGGACAGGGTCGGATAGTTGAAGACCGTGTCGATCAGGTAGTCGACCGTGCCGCCGCAGCCCATCACCGTCTGCCCGATGTGGACGATCTCGGTCGCGCCGGTGCCGAACACGTGCACCCCGAGCAGCCGGCCGTCCTGCGGGGAGACGAGCAGCTTCAACATGCCGTACGAGTCGCCGACGATCTGCCCCCGGGCCAGCTCGCGGTAGCGGGCGATGCCGACCTCGAACGGGGTGGAGCTGTTGGTCAGCTCCTCCTCGGTCTTGCCGACGAAACTGATCTCCGGAATCGTGTAGATGCCGATCGGCTGCAACTCCTGGAGCTCGCGGGACGGCTCGCCGCAGGCGTGCTGCGCGGCCATCCGGCCCTGCTCCATCGAGGTGGACGCCAGCGCCGGGAAGCCGATCACGTCGCCGACCGCGTAGATGTGCTCCACGCTGGTGCGGTAGTGCTCGTCGACCGAGATCCGGCCGCGTTTGTCGGCCTCCAGGCCCGCCGCGTCGAGGGCCAGGTCGTCGGTCTGCCCCTGCCTGCCGGCGGAGTACATGACCGTGTCGGCGACGATCTTCTTGCCGCTCTTGAGGATGCACAGCGCGGCGTTCTGGTGCTTCTCCACCGCGGCGACCT harbors:
- a CDS encoding cellulose binding domain-containing protein, which translates into the protein MFRTFGVVLATTTMTLAGLAATITGVQAQPALSAAATPTPGPTLTCPPALPVSGQFLSATTTSITIRYSMILSPPCGYDPPITVILFASREDATAWRNPVASAVSGAERYGDLTVGGLTPDSEYWFRFSAGDKHDPYVISGPVRTLAVSSAACQATVTIDNRWTGGYAATVTVRNTAQQPLNGWQVTWRWSGDERISALWNGVASTSGADVTVRNASYNGTLTPGGSTTFGMLVWTNAATGGLTLTCGR
- a CDS encoding glycoside hydrolase family 53 protein, which encodes MTPYRSRLRAWAVAFLAAVALPAALLGPPAPASAANTLTMLGADVSSVQRSLDLGARYYDAAGTARDPLDILKGLGVNYVRLRVWNNPASGWNNKAKVLAYARTVKAKGLKLMIDFHYSDTWADPGKQYKPAAWANHGIGQLQTDVYNYTYDVCTSLRAQGTTPDSVQIGNEINVGMLWNDGKVVNNDFTNLSLLLKAGYQATKQCNGGTQVIIHTANSDSMDHARWFYDGIRAKGVQWDLTALSYYCMWHGTLANLYNVITDVRSRYGKPVVLTETAYPFTAANADNEANAINGGEPCAGHQASWAGQATEFSWVQDTARNAGAIGVFYWEPTWYAVPGNGWDPANINGTGNQWDNMAIFNWTGQVNPSIRWRP
- a CDS encoding M4 family metallopeptidase, with the protein product MRSALALAGVTMLVGSGLVVTTTSVSAAPPSTPGPALVAAADTALKDHAGAVRSSAKDRYAVHSSRRDAKGGGAVRYTRTYDGLRVYGGDFVIRTEADGDYAGSSVGLAAPLTLATTPKVSAAKARKAAIAEFSGKVTGTGAAELFVDASSGTGRLAWETVVTGWAPDGQTPSKLHVISDALTGTRIGSYDEIESVVGTGNSVYAGPVAIDTTQSGSTYSLIDPTRGNGRTCDMNNGTSTCTTFTDADNVWGTGAASNRQSAAVDAHFGAATTFDYFTEVHGRNGIFGNGTGVPSRVHYGNAYVNAFWDGAQMTYGDGAGNAKPLVALDVAGHEMSHGVTENVVPGGLTYSGESGGLNEATSDIFGNMVEFYANTPVDPGDYQVGEKININGNGTPLRYMYNPTLDGSSHGCWSSSTNSLDVHYSSGVANHFFFNLAEGSGATPYGTSPLCGSAPPVTGIGREKAEKIWFRALDAYFVSNTRYVNTAQPTNTARLHTLSAATDLYGLCSTEYKAVMAAWTAVNVTGTESCAANDFSVAVTPATLTLDPGTSGTATVSTTVVRGTAETVTFSTGPLPAGVTVSFAPSSVTAGGSTTVTVSAAATAGSGTVAITVVGTSPSIARTATLNLTVNGLPGCNGTNGTDVPIADNSTVESAIVISGCAATPSTASKIEVHIVHTYIGDLVVSLVAPDGSVYTLQNRSGGSADNIDQTYTVNLSSETANGTWRLRVQDTASLDTGYLNSWSLNL
- a CDS encoding PIG-L family deacetylase gives rise to the protein MTERGLTLMAVHAHPDDEATSTGGVLARYAAEGITTVLVTCTDGRCGDGPGGVKPGDPGHDPAAVVAMRQEELEASCAALKVTHLETLGYADSGMMGWPNNDLPGAFWTTPVVEAADRLAELIRRYRPDVVVTYDENGFYGHPDHIQAHRITMAAVAMTDIPAKVYWTTVPRKAFAEFGRAMKEIGVEWAEPDAADEPGPQLGLPDDEITTWVDTSSHGAQKFDALAAHASQTENIFFLRLGRDRFVELMGLETFVRVRDTTGAALPEDDLFAGLR
- a CDS encoding DUF1349 domain-containing protein, which encodes MTTTWTVPGLPFALTPYPETAWTVAAATGTVTVAAAPHSDIFLDPGAGDPLNAESMLNAATLLGLPPDGDFQLSARVTVEFAATYDAGVLLFWVDERHWGKLCFEFSPDGEPMIVSVVARGVADDANAFVVDGRTVWLRVSRIDHAFAYHASLDGTTWRMIRFFAVDGAATAATIGFEAQSPTGDGCRVVFDDIRFTRDRLADLRDGS
- the prfH gene encoding peptide chain release factor H, translating into MSVHLLLSAGRGPQECAWAAARLLDRLEADAVRHRVTTHRVGTVAGDRHATYRSVLVRLTGADVETFTAGWTGTLCWQAPSPYRPTTGRRNWYVTARPCQVDIPTTTFTEADVHIVACRTGGPGGQHRNKASTAVRATHRPSGLVVVVDTERQFSLNRAVALRLLRQRLADGDERAGRAVTAARRRIHDELVRGDAVRIERPHQPEGPASATGARVRSRRAGRPGGRG
- a CDS encoding RNA ligase RtcB family protein, which translates into the protein MATVTVFASPESWIESDAVRQCHQVAALDGMRHVAAMPDLHPGKGAPIGAAMSSTVLYPHLVGSDIGCGIAVFPISLRRVVPERLAARFPDLDRALAPGRDADDPAWAVAAGDPPAGHVEGLGTVGRGNHFVELARIETVFAADHAARLGLTAGDLVLVVHSGSRGLGERILRAHTEVHGAGPAPDPADYLVRHDQAVRWGALNRRLLAARVAHALGAEPTAPVVDQCHNLVEVRDGCYLHRKGAAPGDGRDVLVAGTRGTRSYLVAGHAGPAANHSVAHGAGRKMSRADALRRGRAKHTVEELRRTPVGSLVVCGDRQLLFEEAPTAYKRIEQVLADLVGHDLATPVASTVPLVTYKTPDLGSGPRPARRDERRRRGR
- a CDS encoding ROK family protein; protein product: MPNSPTVDGQSPGDSRRRSLGTLLRRVHLGGPVSRAGLAEWLGVNRSTVLALTTELVAAGLVHEGFPELTGRAGRPSLVVRPASDRVYVLAFDIAVDRLVAARVGLGGQIQQRREAHRARAGVDLDTVVRVLADFGRQLHRTAAPGAVCVGIGASYCGMIRPGDGMVRFGPDLGWVDQAFGAELERRLDLGLPVLVGNEAHLGALAEHQRGVGVGVRNLVYLHGDVGVGGGIIVGGELLGGDGGYGSEVGHMLVNPYDGRPCGCGSRGCLEAEVGERALLDAAGRPADLIGRDAVREVVEAAGRGEPAARDALRTIGDWLGIGVANVINLFNPGMVIFGGMLREVYRGSAVHVRDRIAANVLPVSRTRAQLRVSALGDDATVVGAAELGFARLLADPLGVRVG